Within the Lacerta agilis isolate rLacAgi1 chromosome Z, rLacAgi1.pri, whole genome shotgun sequence genome, the region GACTCTTCAGGCTCACAGCATGAAATTTTGCCAAGCTGGGCATTATTTTCAAGGAAGTAGGCTGAGGCAAGATCTTTTcacttaattattttaaatctctttatttattttaaataaatattttaaaattttatttgttttaaacctCTTGGTTCAATCCCGAATCATTGGCAGGGTCTCTATAATATTTGTTGATTGCAGCTGTTTCAAGGGCGCACTTttagctataaaggtaaaggtacccctgaccgctacgtccagtcacggatgactctggggttgcggcgctcatctcgctctataggctgagggagccggcatttgtctgcagacagcttgcgggtcatgtggccagcatgactaagctgctactggcgaaccagagcagcacatggaaacgccgtttaccttcccgccggagctttaactatttatctacttgcactttgatgtgctttcgaactgctaggttggcaggagctgggaccgagcaatgggagctcaccctgtcacggggatttgaaccgccgaccttcctaggctctgtggtttagaccacagcgccacccacatcccatcaaTTTTAGCTATAATGCAGtccaaatgtttgtttgaatgaaACAGTTCTTTGCCATCTTCCACAAATTGCTGAGTGTCCAGAACGCAAGGCCCAATCCACTAGCTACTTCTTTTGCCTATGCTCCCAGTGAAATGAATGTTTCTTGAACTCATGTATGAGCAATGTGCTTTAATTCAAGATGACCCACCCCATGGAATTAGAAAAGAAATCCAGATGGAGCTCATTATGTGAATGGCTGTTGACTGAACCTGGTTTCCTTGCCTCTTGCTGAACTTATCTCCAGTCTTGCTATTCTCCCCTTGCAGATTCAATCTAACAAGTGGCTCCCTGCATTGAAGCCTGCATCTGTGATAGGGTTCCTGAAATTTTGGATAGGGGCAAGTTGATGTAATATCCTGCAGAGCAAGAACATGGTCACATAATGGCAGATCTTCCCTAAAATAGTTTCACTTTCATTAGAAACATGGACTTGACCCCGTATAAGGTTGTCTGTCCAAACAAGATTAAATGATCAGCTACTCCTCTGTAAATTCCTTGCAGAGGGGTGATAGCACCGGGTGTTTAGTACATTTTAAATCTGAACACATTTCCCAATCATGAGTGTTGAAACACGGTATTGAGTTGACAAGGGACGTGAGTGGGAAGAACCAATCTGGGCGTAAGGAGTAGCCATGGTACTGGAGTAATGCCACCACATTTTTCTCTATGGCTTGCATGGCAAAGAGCCTGGCTTCAGCATTCCATGCTCTGATAAACCTCTgggttagattgctgcaatgtgcaATACATGGGCCTGACCTTGAAGACTGTTTGAGAACTGCAGCTAATGCAGAATAACTGGGGCAAATAGAACACCTTAATACACCTGTTCTGGCTGGCTGTGCAGACCTGTCAATGTTCATTTCCcgtcattttctcatttttccactcttaaattcagttctccacatttccatgtcatcAGCACTCCAGTGCAAAATTCTTATACCATGCACATATGTGTATGCGGTTTTTCCTAACATATACATTGTTGCAaaggaatttctcccaatataatgcattttcacagacagatacatttttatatgcacactttacccaagtatatgcattttttggacattggctggagaactgcattgcaaaattcagagaagtgcgaatttcaaaggatagctgtgttttgggcCGTGCTTTGTATTGAAAAGTGCAgattgggtaggtttgccttaaAATGCAACAGCAGCACACTCCTAGACTGAGGtggatggggcagtgccccattggtGCAAACAGGCCAACCTCCACTACCTAGAGGACTACATCTGACCCTGCCCCCCCAACCTCTGATGTAGAACAATGGTGTTAAGCAAGACAATAATAATAGATCTCCCTGTTTTCTTTAAAGATGGGAGCACACCAAAGTCAAAAGTGCTAAAATGGTGTGGTTGAATCAGATGTGgagagcctttggccctccagatgttgctgaaccacaactcccatcagccccagcaagcatcagccccagcaagggatgatgggagttgtagttcagaaacttctggagggccaaaggttccccgcaCCAGAACTGGAAAACTCAAATCCATTAACTCTGGCaaaatcatttttcttcttcttttcattcatGGCAATACCCAGAGGTCATTTCTTTAGAAATCCCTTCTTGCTGCCTGGGAGGTGGCGGGTCCTAAGGAGGTAAGATTATGTGCCAGGTGGTTGGGTGGCATTTGTGGCTTGTTATTtagtaaaaaaagtaaaataaaggcAAGATTGAATTTGTCTCCAGCCAAGGtcctagaagacatctgaaaagtTGTCACAGGAAGGCATAAAGGAGGGCACAGTGGAAATTCAGCATGAAGCGTGGGGTTGGCACGCCCCCTCCACCATAGCCTTGTACTTGCAGACTTCCATGACAGCAAatgaaaaggcggggggggggaatctaacgTTTACAAAAGGATGCCCTGTATCAAAATCTTCTCATATatctctatatatctatatctataaagtggtacctcgtgttacgtaccatcccccttacgaatgctgcaggttacgcgctctgctaacctggaagtagacgccccttgttgcgacctttgccccgggatgcgagcggaagtcgtgctccggcggcgtggcagcagcgggaggtgccattagcgaaagcgtgcctcatgttacgagcggtttcctgttacaaacggacctccggaacggattaagtacatagcacaaggtaccactgtatctatctatctatatctatatttatatatatagatatatatagatataagaAACTATTGTCAACACTAAACTTTAGAAAACCTATATGCACCCATCAAATCTATtaattcttcctcctcccctttataCAGTGCATTATTTAATAGGTATATAGATAATTATCCATCGTTAACATATAAATACattcatcatttttaaaagaCTCTCTGTGGGTATGTTTTTGTCCTGTAAAAGAGTGACGccatgttattatttttaagccaCAAGGGTAtttagggaagggggggagaggaaacaccctttcacagaatcatagaattagagagttggaagaggctcaaaggatcatctagtccaaccccttacaatgcaggaatcagcagGATATGTATGCCACCAACGTTACCCACCATCGAGTTGTGGGTCACGGCTGCTGGCACTCATCAGACGTCCGTACTGATGCTGCGGCTGCGGGAGAAAGCCTCCCGCATGGCTGAGAGGCGGTTGGGGTTGAGGGCCTGGAGGCCACTCATGTTGACGGGCAGCTCCAGGTCTTCCTGGCTGATGGCCTTGTAGTTGATAAGATCACCCCCATtctggacctcctcctcctcctcttcctcctcctcctcctctggctcctgGAGGAAGAAGGTGGGCGGCTCATAGTGGGAGCAGTTGGGGCATACTGTCCGGCACTGGGAGTGCTTCTtgtagggggaggaggaagatcgGTACAAGGAGGGGCCATTCGTCAGAGCCACGTTGCGGTTGCAGTGGAGAGGCGGGATGTGGGAATCCATGCCAAAATCTGGTTCATCTCCGTCCTCTTCGGACTCCTCCTTCTTGCAGCAGTAATACTGGGGGAGGCAAAGAGGGGAAGAGGTGGGGATTTGATGAAAAGGTGGCTGTACGTCTCACCATGTCTCCCTTTCAGGTTGACATTGATGCTTTCTCACAAGATCCACAAATACTCCAAGCAAGCACATCGCTCCTGCTGCCCatgctcaaagaattctgggaactgtagtttgttaacggtTGGTGGGAATTGTAACTACAGGTCCTAGAATTATTTGAAGGAAAGAATGCActttcaatgtgctttaaatgtatattgtgtacacagtaataataataataataataataataataataataataataataataatcccactcCCCCCCTACACTGGGGCTCAATatggcttacacaaattaaaacaacggagataaaatgcaaaaagttaaaaacatatagaagaaaataatttaaaagtaaTTAAATTCTAATAGAAtctaaacaatataaaaacaactcTATCAAAACACAGATAGCAAAAATAGCACAGCATTATTATTAGCCCTTAAAAAAGCAATCAGTTCTtaaaggcctgttggaataaaacaatcttcacctgccagtggaaggagaGCAAAGAGGGAGCTAGTCTGGCTTCTCAAGGGAAGGAATtccaagaaggccctttcctgCGTCCCCATCAAGTGGGCCTGTATGGGTGGTGGGTCTGAacaattataccactttaaacagccatggcccCCCACTTCAAGAATCCTAAGAAATGTAGTTTGTTGAGgttactgagagttgttaggagatcccttcttcccctcacagctacagttccctgcaAAGACTGATTGATCATTACACCATTCTGGAATTCATAGCTTTGTGGTCACCTGTTGCTtcacccacctttgcctcttcTCCTTTAAAACCCCTTCTCCCCGCACACTTTTATAATTGAAATACCTGAAGCCTACAATAGCAGAGAACTGCTATGATACACAGTAATATGACAGTCGCTAATATTCCGCCTGTGATGACCACAGTCCCGGCTGTCATTCGACCTCTTCTCCATTAACACCCTGGAAGACACAAGAGGTGTAAAGAGTTAAGAGCCAGACTTTCAGGCAACAGAGTAGTTATTGCAGCCTGGGGCCAGAGCAGTGGCCTCAGTGATTGGGGTAgcagtgagatttttttttgacAGCGTGTGCCTGGATCTCTGCAAAGCTGCACAGGGTACAACTCTCAGGCCATGTGCCCTCCACCCATCATTTCCTCTGTGTTACGTTTTCCTCCCTCTGTCCTAGCACTAGAACTCCtggacttccaatgaagctgaatgctggaaatttcaagacagataaaagaaatgacTATCCTTCATTGaaagttttgaagcagaggttggatggccatctgtcacggatgctttagttgagtttcctgcattgcatgaggttgccctagatgacccttggggtcccttccaactctacagttctatgattctacgacttcttcatgcagcacacagttaaactgtggaactccctcccacagcaggcagtgatggccaccaacttggatggtttccAAAGAGGGCAatgactgtgctctgcctccacggttggaggcagaaatgcttcagttgctggaaactacaggaggggacaggtcttgcttgggggcttcccataaTGAGTATCAGGTTGACTCCTGTGAAATCAGGatactggaatagatgggccattggtctgacctagcagggctcttctcctGTCCTTATGACCAAAAAATCTCATGGAGCCGGGAGCACAAGGGTGggggagctctgggtgcagtgAAGTTTTTACATGTAAGTCTTCTCCTCCAGCCTGCCGTGGTACAGTCCAAGCCATGCCATGCTTGGACTGTACCACGTTCCAGTGGTTGAAAGCTGGGCAGCCCCACCTATCTGTCAGAATTGGCCCGCCAACCAGATCCTGttccccatcaataaaaataataaaaatcacagctagtgtggtatagtggctaaagtgtctgactaggacctgggagagaccagggttcaaatcccttcttGGCCACTgggtgctggccacatgacccggaagctgtatggcggctcccttggccaataaagagagatgagcaccacaaccccagagtcgtccgcgactggacctaatggtcagggggccctttacctttaggacctgggaaagaccagggttcaaatcccttcttGGCCACTGGGTGCCCTTGGTCACAGCCATtgcctctcatcctaacctacctggcagggttgttatggggattaaatgaggaggaggagaaccatgtttgcccccttgagctcattggaggaaaaggtgggctataaatgcaatcaatcaatgcaATCAATGCAATCCAtgcaatcaaccaaccaaccaatcaaccaatcaatcaaatcACTGACAGAGTAGAGGAAGCTTCTGCTGTTGCTTGGTGGCAGAGCCTCAGAATAAGAAGGGGTCCCTTTCATCCTTTTAATTTTCAAGCAGAGGATGCCAAGCTCTTTCCCCACAGACACAACCTTTCTAAATCTGTGCAGACGGTGGCGAAGCTTTGCAGAAACACCCGCTGGTGCCTCCAGCCCACCTTGCAGTGCCAGCTGGCTGGAATCTGCGACAGCTAACGAACCCGTTAGACAGGCGCTCTGGAACTTGGAGGCCTCTGCAAGAGGCTGCCTTGCAAGCAGGTGTACGGGAAAGGAGGTGGCCCCATGGGGAGTGAGGGAGCCAGGCCCATGCTCTTCTCGGCTTTATTTTGGATTTTATTCAGGGCTCTGCACCTCCTGTCAGACTTGAATGCCACATCAGGCAGATGCTACATGAGGGAGAAAAGATGCCTCCCCTTTACCCAAGAACAATCTCTGGCACTCTCAGACACAGATATACATTGCAAGCTGCCTATTCtcgagtcagatcattggcccatctagttcagtattgtcaacactgaccgaCAGCAACTCTTCCGGGCTTCAGGTAGGGGGCCTTGCCCAGTCCTTCCTGAAGATTGAACCCGGGAGTTTCTGTGTGAAGAGCAAACATTCCATCGCTTGAGCATTCATAGTAAAGGTGCCTTAAGGCTTCTCCTCTGTTCAGCGGTTGGCATCTGCTTAATCTCTTCCCAGGTGGAAGGTTCTAGGAGTTGTGCAGACCTTGCGATGTAGGACAGTCATGGAGCTGGGATACTTTTGCTGGGTCTCGATGATTGTCATCAGCTGCCTCAGCATCCTCATCACCCTCGAGTGCAGGCACCAGTATCCTCCCCTGTGGTATTGCTGCTACTTGGAATCTGCtcctctgcttctttttcataaTCTCTGCTAGCTGGTGTGACAGTAGAAGGCAGACCTGGACTATTGTATATCAATTCAGGAAAGTACATGAGGTCTTGTGTCTCTTCCTCTCACTgcccagaaaaagcattttactgTTCACTGCGCTCATCAAAATGAACCACTTTTCTTGCACTGACCTTTCCTATTTCTAAGTCCATAACTCTGTAACCTTTGCCTCCAGTAGTACCGGTATATCTTACCATAGTTTCTCGTTCTACCTTGGGGTTTAGCTTGCCTAATCTCTTTGGGTTCATAGGCAATGCTGCCAATACATGCATGTGTGATAGGTTAGGTGCACTTCCATGTCAAAGTTCAAAAGGTGTGCATGCTGCCCCCGCAGTCTGTTGTGGAGATACCCTGCAGTGGCTGCTGCAGCTCCCCACATGCATTTGAGGAGGCCAGCATCACTCAGCATGCATCAGGTCATCTCCATAAACTCTGTATCAGCTACTGAGCTCTGTTGTGGGGTGTGACTAACACTCCTCCCAGGTGTAATGGCTTCCTCTTCCAGGAGGGTTCTCATGTGGTTTGAAGTACGGTAAACTCACCACTGTTGTCGCTCATGAAAGTTGTAGTTTCCCTCTGCAACTTGTTGCTCACCATGGCGAGGTACTTTCTGAACATATCCACTGTCTCACTTTTCTCCCTGAGGAGGTACAGAACATAGTATCCTGAAAAGTCAtctagaaaaaataaaaatttacttaatTTTCCCTAGCAAGGGAACACTCAGTGGACCACATACATCACTACAGACTACATCAAGCACTCTGGTGCTTCTTTGTTGAGTatatggaggagggggggggaagaggtttAACACTTTTCTCAGTTAGGCAACTTACACACTTCATTGCGGTTGGTGCACTCTGGAGTACCTTCTCCCCTCTTGCAAGCTCCTTGCATTGCATTTCCCTAATAGCTTTGATGCCTCTGTGGCCAAGCCTTCTGTGCCGGAGCTCTGGGTCTGCTTCAACCTTCTGGGGTTCTGTGAGATTAGTCTCAACATACAATTCACAATCTCCGGTCAACTGGCATCTTCAGTCTTCAAACTGCACACAGAAACCATTTTTCTGTCCAAGGTGGGATACATCGAACATGTTGCAATTCAACTGTAGGACAACAGGACCTGTTCCACAGGATACTCTCACAGTAGATTGCTTAGCTTGCAATTTAAGGTTCCTGCACCTGCACCACATATTGTTATGGTTTTGCCATCTGCAGCTTGGATATAACCTAACCATCTACTTGATTTTGTTTACAGTTAGATTCTTCTCTTGCAAAAGAaggcccctttcccccctctgctccCTTTACTTCGGCTTGCTTGCTTAAATGCAGGGGATCTTCCTGAATTTGGGcatcacaaaaaataataatctggataTGTGGCCTTCTTTGCTGCACTTGAAGCAAACAATTTTTCTGAGTGTAGCCTTGGCTCTCCTTGGGATTGAGACACAGTTTGAGTTAATTGGTCTTGTATCCCTGCTAGGAAGCTTGCTCTTCTCTCCACATTCTCCTCTCTCAGGTGCTCGATCACATCTGCTAGCCTTAGGTTTGGGCTTGTCTCCATGAGAGTTTTGAAATTTAGGTCCTAGTGACCTCAAGAAGTAGCAggaacttcctgttcctcatccatTTTGTATTGTTTAGATTCCAGCTTTTCAATAATGGTTAGGAACTCTGTCATGTGTCTGTCACAGTCCTTCTTGGCTTCAAGTTTTAATTTAAATAGATTTCTCACCCAGGCATGGTGGGAACCCCTTGCTTGTGGATCCAAATGCTTTTTGCAACTTTTCAAACACCTGAGCAGCTGTATCACCTCTCTTTGTGTGAACCATTTGGGTCTCTGAAATACTATCCAGAATGATAGGCACCGCCAATTTATTGTTCTCTTGTTCCCACTCCTTTGAGGCTTTATCCTCACTAGGTTTCGCTTTCTCAATACATTATAAAATAGCTTTCATATCAAGTTTGGCTTCTAATTGTCTTTTCCATTGGATGAAATTGCTTCGTGTAAGCTTAGGTAATTTGAGACTTTCCTCAACAATGGAATTCATGCTATCCATTTTAGAAAAatcaaaaatggaaaaattcccaaaaagggggtggggtggggagaaaggaaaattattccaaaataaaaataggggaaatcacacaaaaaaattaaaacattctcAAAATctccaaaagtaaaataaaattatttaagcCTCTTTGCTAAAAACCCCAAAGCAAAAAGCACCAAGCAAAATAAGAATCCTTTAGTATAACTGCTTTGCATTAGAAGAGTAGGTAGACAAATGAGGGGTGAGTTTATCCGcggaaaagggtaaaaggcggatctagacggatcctcatgaattcatatgattttttcattcaaatgaaaaaaaaccaccatgatactgtagaccacatctcagtctatatgtagcatcaaaaaaatcatgcacccactgttttgtagggccacaatggtgcaaaaacttgtttaaaaaacacggatcctcatggatcctcatg harbors:
- the FAM163B gene encoding protein FAM163B, encoding MTAGTVVITGGILATVILLCIIAVLCYCRLQYYCCKKEESEEDGDEPDFGMDSHIPPLHCNRNVALTNGPSLYRSSSSPYKKHSQCRTVCPNCSHYEPPTFFLQEPEEEEEEEEEEEVQNGGDLINYKAISQEDLELPVNMSGLQALNPNRLSAMREAFSRSRSISTDV